TAATCTCTGAGATTGCCCGGTCAGATCGCCGGGACGGAGCCGCCGGGCGTGGTAACACCTCCTTCTGCAGCGACGCGACTTACGCTGGCCGCAGTGAGACAATCAGTAGACAACGCGCCACGAAAGCACTGATCTACTGATTGGCGCCCCCACGGGAGGACGGTCGCCCAGTGAGCTTCAACCCCGGCCACATCGGGCCCAGCGCCGGAGCGTTCCGCCCGCGGGTATCCGCCTCGACGCCCCCGGGAGACGCGGCACCGACCGAACGCATCACCGGTTTCCGTCAGCTCCGCCCCCAACGACTCGTCGACGACGCGGCAGACGCCCGCTCACGGGCGAAGGCCGATCCGTCGGGACCGCGGATCCAGCGCACGCGGCGCACCGTGGACCTGCCCGCCAGCACCCACCGCGCCCTCGACATCTGGCAACGCGAGGCCGCCGACCGGCTCGGCGTGGCCCGCGTCACGGGGCAGGAGGTGCTCACCGCGCTGATCGACCAGCTCCTGGCCGATCCCAAGCTCTCGGATCAGATCATCCGGGCCATTCAAGAACGGCGTTAGCGCCCGCTAGTCGATCTGCATCTCGCGCAGTTCGCGCTTGAGGATCTTGCCGGTCGGGTTACGCGGCAGCTCGTCGAGGAAGACCACTTCCCGCGGCACCTTGTACCGGGCCAAGTGGTCACGCACATAGTGCTTGATGGTGTCCTCGTCCAGGTCGGCGTCACTCTTCTTGACCACGAACGCGCGCAGCCGGTGGCCCCACTCCTTGTCCTCCACACCGATCGCGGTCGCCTCCACGACGTCGGGGTGGCCGCTAATCAGGTCTTCGACTTCAGCGGGGAAGACGTTCTCGCCGCCGGAGACGATCATCTCGTCATCCCGGCCACTGACGTAGAGCAGACCCTGCTCGTCGAAATATCCGACGTCGCCCGACGACATCAGGCCGTTGATGATCTGCTTGTGGCCACCGCCGGTGTAGCCCTCGAATGGGAAGGCATTGCCGACGAAGATGCGTCCCACGTCGCCCTGCGGCAATTCGTTGCCGTTGTCGTCGAGGATCTTGACCTTCACGCCCTTGACGACCGGTCCGACCGTCGCCGCGTTTTTCTGCAGGTCCTCCGGCCGCGCAATGGTGGCGAAGGCGATCTCCGTCGAGCCGTACATGTTGTAGATGACGGGGCCGATGTCCTTGAGCGCGCGGGTGGCCAGCTCGGCGCCCAGCTGAGACCCGGACACGAACACGATCTTCAGGCTGGACAGATCAGGCTTGTTGTCCATCTTCTCGATGGCGTCCAGGATGCGAGACAGCATCACCGGCACCACGACCATCGCGGTGACCTTGTGCTTCTCGATGTCCTCGAGCACCAGGGGCGGCTTGAACTTGCGCCGCAGCACCAGCGTCGAGCCCAAGAACATCGCGATGGTGGCGTGCAGATAACCCAGCGCGTGAAACATCGGCGCCGGCAGTGAGGTGATCTCGTTCGCCTTAAACGGAACGTGCGACAGGATGCCGCCGACGGGCGCCAAGGTGGGCGGGGTACTGCGGTTGGCGCCCTTCGGGGTGCCGGTGGTGCCGCTGGTCAAGATGATGATCGACGCATGCTTACTGGCCTTGGGAGCGGGCTCCTTGCTGCTGCGACTGATCAGGTCGGCGAGCGTCTCGTCGGTGCTGCCCGACGGCTCGTCGCTGTCCGGGTTCACGCCCAGTGCCCGCAACTTGCCCAGCTCCGGCTCGGCTTTGCTGACCGCCTTGGTGTACTCGTCGTCGTAGATGACCACCTTGGCGCCCTCGCGCTCGGACACCTCTTTGATCTGCGGTCCGGAGAATTCGCTGTTGAGCAGGATGATGCGGGCGCCGACGCGGGCGGCACCATAGTTGGCGATCAAGAACCAGCGGTGGTTGCGCGCTAGGATCGCCACACCGTCGCCGCCCTTGACGCCCATTTCGAGTAAGCCGTTCGCCACCGCGTGGGCCGCCTCGTCTAGCTCGCGGTAGCTGAACTCCCCCTCTTCGTCGATGCATGCCGCGCGGTTCGGGTGGCGGCGTGCGTTGAGCGCCGGCAGCATGCCGAACTCGCCCCATTTAACGATGTCGGAGGCCAACGCAGCGTAGTTCTGCGGCGGCTCCAGCCGGAACGCTCCTGCTTCGAAAATCTTGCGCACGTAATGCAACTCGGCCGAGCCGCGTTCCACATACTGCTGAAGCTTGGCAACGGCTTGCCCGGGAAGGCCAGGAAGGTTAGGCATAACCTCACCCTATGTGACGCGGGTCGCATCGAGGCCAGAAAATTTCCCAGAATTACGATGGATCCCATGACCGGTCCGGTGGCATTGGAGGTTGCCGGGCACGATGTCACGATCACTCACCCGGACCGGGTGGTGTTCGCAGCTCGTGGCGAGACCAGGCCGTACACCAAGCTGGACCTGGTGCACTACTACCTCGCCGTCGCCGAAGGGGCGTTGCGCGGAGTAGCGGGCCGGCCCATGATCTTGAAGCGCTTCGTCAAGGGCATCACCGCCGAGGCGGTGTTCCAGAAGCGGGCGCCGGCAAACCGTCCGGACTGGGTCGACGTTGCCGAACTCCACTACGCCCGCGGCACCTCGGCCGCGGAGGCCGTCATCCACGATGCCGCCGGGCTCGCCTGGGCGATCAACTTGGGATGCATTGACCTCAATCCGCATCCGGTGCTCGCCGACGACCTCGAACACCCCGACGAACTGCGGGTGGATTTGGACCCGATGCCCGGCGTCGAATGGCAACGAATCGTCGAGGTCGCCCAGGTGGCCCGCGAGGTGCTCGAGGACTACGGCCTGGTGGCCTGGCCGAAGACGTCCGGCTCCCGGGGCTTCCACATCTACGCCCGGATCGTCCCGCGCTGGGAGTTCCGTCAGGTCCGGCTGGCCGCCCAGACCGTGGCGCGCGAGGTCGAGCGGCGTGCGCCCGACGCAGCAACCAGCCGCTGGTGGAAAGAGGAACGCGAGGGCGTGTTCGTCGACTTCAATCAGAACGCCAAGGACCGCACGGTCGCATCGGCCTACTCGGTGCGGGCCACTCCCGACGCCCGGGTCTCGACGCCACTGTATTGGGACGAAGTCGCCGACTGCAGGCCGGAGGCGTTCACAATCGCCACCGTGCCGGACCGGTTCGCCGCTGTCGGCGACCCGTGGGCGGGAATGGACGCCGCCGCCGGGGAGCTGGATCGCCTGCTGATGCTGGCCGAGGAGCTGGGCCCACCGGAGAAGGCGCCGCGGCGCTCGGGGAAACGCCCCGACGGCCGGCGTCAGTCGTCGAAACCGCTGATCGAGATTGCCCGGACCAAGACCAAAGACGAGGCGATGGCCGCGCTGGACGCCTGGCGGGCCCGCCATCCCGCCGCGGCCGAGCGGTTACAGCCGGCCGACGTGCTGGTCGACGGGATGCGCGGGCCGAGCTCCATCTGGTACCGGATCCGGATCAACCTGCAGCACGTGCCGATCGACCAGCGCCCCGCACAGGAGGAGCTGATCGCCGACTACAGCCCGTGGCAGAAACCTCAGCGGGGTTAGCGGTCGGACTGAGCAGTAGATCAGCACGGCGCTGCAGGTCAGCGTCGCTGACGCGATACTCTCACGCGATGCGACAGGGATGGAATCGCCGGGGGTTGCTGCAGCTGGCCGCTGCCGCCGCAGCAGCCGGGGTGGCGGGTCCCCTATCGGGGTGTTCGTCGCCCCGCCAGACGTCGAACTCCCCCAGTGCCGAAGGCGTGACGATCACCCATCTGTTCGGCAAGACCGTCATCAAATCACCGCCCAAGCGGGTGGTCAGCGCGGGCTTTACCGAGCAAGACGACTTGCTCGCGGTCGGCGTCGTGCCGATTGCGGTGACCAACTGGTTCGGCGACCAACCGTTCGGTGTGTGGCCCTGGGCCCAACCCAAACTCGCCGGGGCGCAACCGGTGATGTTGAACCTCGACAACGGAATTCCCGTCGACCAGATCGCAAGCCTCAAGCCTGACCTGATCGTGGCGATCAACGCCGGAGTGGACGCCGACACCTACCAGAAGCTGTCCGAGATTGCTCCCACGATCGCCCAGTCCGGCGGGGACGCGTTCTTCGAGCCGTGGAAAGACCAGGCCATCGCGATCGGCACCGCAGTGTTTCAGGCCGAGCAGATGAAAACGCTCATCGCCGCCGTCGACAAGCAATTCGCCGCCGTCGCCCAGAACCACCCGCAATGGCAAACAAAGAAAGCATTGTTGTTGCAGGGCAGCCTGTTTCAGGGCTCGGTGGTGGCAACCGCGGCCGGCTGGCCGACCGACTTCCTGAACCAGATGGGGTTGGTGATCGCCGACAGCATCAAGCCCTTCGTCACCGGTCACCGCGCGGTCATCCCGCGTGATCAGACCAAAGCGGTGCTCGACTCCGCCGACGTGCTCATCTGGACGACCGAGAATCCGGACCAGCAGAAGGCGCTGCTCGCCGACCCCGAGATAGCGGGATCGCAGGCGACCGCGCAGAACCGGCACGTCTTCACCACCAAGGATCAGGCCGGTGCGATCGCGTTCGCCTCGGTGCTGAGCTACCCGGTCGTCGCCGATCAACTGCCGCCACAGATCAGCAGAATCCTCGGTTAGGGACCGCTCTTTGAGCGTTCGGTAAGGCACCTCTGGCAGTGCTCGAAAATCCCGGCCGGACCCCTTTCGCCTGCCCCGATACCGAAGTTACCGTCGAGTAATGAGCGTGACGGATCTCCCCACCGAGCCGCCGGCCGAACTCGACGGCCATGTCGTTCTCGACTACGGCGACCAAGCGCTGCTGGTCCAATGTGACAGCACCGCTGAGGTATTGGCATGGGTGGACACACTGCGTGCGGCGGCGCTGCCCGGGGTCCTCGACATCGTCCCCGCCGCCCGCACGGTGCTGGTGAAACTCGACGGCCCGCGCCATCAGGGCGTCGTCCGCCACCGGCTCCGCAAACTCCGGGTCGCCCCGGACTCGCCGCCTGCCGGCGCACGCTCCGCCGACATCGTCATCGACGTCGTCTATGACGGCCCGGATCTCGCCGAGGTCGCCGCCCTTACCGGGCTGACGACCGCACAGGTCATCAATGCCCACACGGCAACGTTGTGGCGGGTCGGATTCACTGGCTTCGCACCGGGTTTCGCCTATCTGGTCGATGGTGACCCGCGGCTGCACGTACCGCGTCGCTCGGAGCCGCGGACCTCGGTGCCCGCCGGATCGGTGGCATTGGCCGGCGAGTTCGGCGCGATATATCCCCGCCGATCCCCCGGCGGCTGGCGTCTCATCGGCCACACCGACGTGGTGCTGTGGGATCTGCAGCGCCCCAATCCCGCATTGCTGACGCGCGGCATGTGGGTTCAATTCCGGGCCGCGTAGCGGAGGAAACATGACCACTCTGGAAATCCTGCGCACTGGACCGCTCGCCGTCGTCCAGGACCTGGGCCGGGTGGGCCAGGCCCACCTCGGCGTCGGCCGGTCCGGCGCCGCCGACCGCCGCGCGCACAAGCTGGCCAACCGGCTGGTCGCCAATCCCGACGACCGCGCCACCATCGAAGTGACGTTCGGCGGTTTCGCCGCCCGGGTACGCGGCGGCGACCTCGACATCGCGGTGACTGGCGCCGATACCGACCCGTCCGTCAACGGAATCAAGTTCGGCACCAACAGCATTCACCACGTCCGAGACGGCGACGTGATTTCGCTGGGCACTCCGAGCGCGGGTTTGCGAACCTATCTGGCGGTGCGCGGCGGTTTCTGCGTAGAACCGGTGCTCGGCTCGCGAAGCTACGACGTGATGGCAGCGATCGGCCCCGCGCCGCTCTCACCCGGTGACCAGGTACCGGTCGGCGCGCACACCGACCAGTACCCCGAGCTCGATCAGGCGCCCGTGGCGGCCATCACCGGCGAGACCGTAGAGCTGCTGGTCGTGCCGGGACCACGCGACGACTGGTTCGTCGATCCCGACGTCCTGGTGCACACTGTCTGGACGGCATCCGACCGCAGTGACCGGGTCGGGATGCGGTTGGTGGGCCGCCCTCTGCAATACCGTGCCCCGGATCGGCAGC
This Mycobacterium simiae DNA region includes the following protein-coding sequences:
- the fadD2 gene encoding long-chain-fatty-acid--CoA ligase FadD2, which translates into the protein MPNLPGLPGQAVAKLQQYVERGSAELHYVRKIFEAGAFRLEPPQNYAALASDIVKWGEFGMLPALNARRHPNRAACIDEEGEFSYRELDEAAHAVANGLLEMGVKGGDGVAILARNHRWFLIANYGAARVGARIILLNSEFSGPQIKEVSEREGAKVVIYDDEYTKAVSKAEPELGKLRALGVNPDSDEPSGSTDETLADLISRSSKEPAPKASKHASIIILTSGTTGTPKGANRSTPPTLAPVGGILSHVPFKANEITSLPAPMFHALGYLHATIAMFLGSTLVLRRKFKPPLVLEDIEKHKVTAMVVVPVMLSRILDAIEKMDNKPDLSSLKIVFVSGSQLGAELATRALKDIGPVIYNMYGSTEIAFATIARPEDLQKNAATVGPVVKGVKVKILDDNGNELPQGDVGRIFVGNAFPFEGYTGGGHKQIINGLMSSGDVGYFDEQGLLYVSGRDDEMIVSGGENVFPAEVEDLISGHPDVVEATAIGVEDKEWGHRLRAFVVKKSDADLDEDTIKHYVRDHLARYKVPREVVFLDELPRNPTGKILKRELREMQID
- a CDS encoding DNA polymerase domain-containing protein, with protein sequence MDPMTGPVALEVAGHDVTITHPDRVVFAARGETRPYTKLDLVHYYLAVAEGALRGVAGRPMILKRFVKGITAEAVFQKRAPANRPDWVDVAELHYARGTSAAEAVIHDAAGLAWAINLGCIDLNPHPVLADDLEHPDELRVDLDPMPGVEWQRIVEVAQVAREVLEDYGLVAWPKTSGSRGFHIYARIVPRWEFRQVRLAAQTVAREVERRAPDAATSRWWKEEREGVFVDFNQNAKDRTVASAYSVRATPDARVSTPLYWDEVADCRPEAFTIATVPDRFAAVGDPWAGMDAAAGELDRLLMLAEELGPPEKAPRRSGKRPDGRRQSSKPLIEIARTKTKDEAMAALDAWRARHPAAAERLQPADVLVDGMRGPSSIWYRIRINLQHVPIDQRPAQEELIADYSPWQKPQRG
- a CDS encoding ABC transporter substrate-binding protein produces the protein MRQGWNRRGLLQLAAAAAAAGVAGPLSGCSSPRQTSNSPSAEGVTITHLFGKTVIKSPPKRVVSAGFTEQDDLLAVGVVPIAVTNWFGDQPFGVWPWAQPKLAGAQPVMLNLDNGIPVDQIASLKPDLIVAINAGVDADTYQKLSEIAPTIAQSGGDAFFEPWKDQAIAIGTAVFQAEQMKTLIAAVDKQFAAVAQNHPQWQTKKALLLQGSLFQGSVVATAAGWPTDFLNQMGLVIADSIKPFVTGHRAVIPRDQTKAVLDSADVLIWTTENPDQQKALLADPEIAGSQATAQNRHVFTTKDQAGAIAFASVLSYPVVADQLPPQISRILG
- a CDS encoding 5-oxoprolinase subunit B family protein, whose translation is MSVTDLPTEPPAELDGHVVLDYGDQALLVQCDSTAEVLAWVDTLRAAALPGVLDIVPAARTVLVKLDGPRHQGVVRHRLRKLRVAPDSPPAGARSADIVIDVVYDGPDLAEVAALTGLTTAQVINAHTATLWRVGFTGFAPGFAYLVDGDPRLHVPRRSEPRTSVPAGSVALAGEFGAIYPRRSPGGWRLIGHTDVVLWDLQRPNPALLTRGMWVQFRAA
- a CDS encoding 5-oxoprolinase/urea amidolyase family protein; the protein is MTTLEILRTGPLAVVQDLGRVGQAHLGVGRSGAADRRAHKLANRLVANPDDRATIEVTFGGFAARVRGGDLDIAVTGADTDPSVNGIKFGTNSIHHVRDGDVISLGTPSAGLRTYLAVRGGFCVEPVLGSRSYDVMAAIGPAPLSPGDQVPVGAHTDQYPELDQAPVAAITGETVELLVVPGPRDDWFVDPDVLVHTVWTASDRSDRVGMRLVGRPLQYRAPDRQLPSEGTTRGAIQVPPNGLPVILGPDHPITGGYPVIGVVIDEDVDKVAQVRAGQHVRLHWARPRSPFGAHAHAGAALS